A part of Helicobacter himalayensis genomic DNA contains:
- a CDS encoding LPS-assembly protein LptD, producing the protein MLRVLCFFLLFLQCAQILAEDAQEDKNKVFELSANNVTSEGSLAIAQGNAFILSEDLYMYADKITYDRETKFATLEGNVRIYRGKSLFVDASRVEMDMQTKLTILRPAYLQSENGIWVSADELKSEDKMYRFKKAMISGCDIQFPIWHLNATSGIYNSQKEFASAWNSRLYIGSLPIFYLPYFTFPTSTKRRSGLLIPELGSTSRDGFIYMQPLYIAPYAQWDLTLTPQYRSERGNGGNYEFRIADEKNSIARLQIGYFEQHKEYVKDYKLYNRYISGFEFDYSRSGVLEPLFTNYKDNFYASVIYMNDLEYMRLKKLNGVYNTRLNTSRINYFGQNGNNYVGVYFKYFLDLSQADNFSTLQTLPNAQYHHYIDTFFLRNLYYSLDVQSKNITRQEGYTYLQNSISLPVGVTTTLLKDYASVNGKLDLFASQIGLNNIQGILEPTSRAQIENKMDYAYANYEIALNSDVAKAYKNFFHSIHFEGIYNAPMYRYASKALDSNAYEAYSALAKSMSSSALAMYWNPNDITDLSATQSKMDLKFSTYFYNNSGKELLFYRAYQRIFTQDHALTLNQSLRQEIGANLFNGLTLTTNLFYSHYVKAFEEASVTLNFNKFGISGNLNYFFKLDSNVLRSGVYNANANNSSFLRASLRYNFGYFQFSGNMGYDVQNEYLRDWYVILSRDIRCFGIALKIAADVRPILTTNVDNPINTISNQYIKIEFRFVPLAGIGFTQRLQSQ; encoded by the coding sequence ATGCTTAGGGTTCTCTGCTTTTTTTTGCTCTTCTTGCAATGTGCGCAGATTCTCGCTGAAGACGCGCAAGAGGATAAAAACAAGGTTTTTGAACTCTCTGCAAACAATGTTACGAGTGAAGGCTCTCTAGCAATCGCGCAAGGCAATGCCTTTATCTTAAGCGAAGATTTGTATATGTATGCGGATAAAATCACCTATGATAGGGAAACAAAATTTGCCACTTTAGAAGGGAATGTCAGAATCTATCGTGGCAAAAGCCTCTTTGTCGATGCCTCGCGTGTGGAAATGGATATGCAAACAAAGCTTACGATTTTACGCCCTGCGTATTTGCAAAGTGAAAATGGAATTTGGGTTTCAGCTGATGAACTCAAAAGTGAAGATAAAATGTATAGATTCAAAAAAGCTATGATTTCAGGCTGTGATATACAATTTCCCATTTGGCATTTAAATGCCACTTCTGGCATTTACAATTCTCAAAAAGAGTTTGCAAGCGCTTGGAATTCTAGGCTTTATATTGGCTCGCTACCGATTTTTTATCTCCCTTATTTTACCTTTCCTACTTCTACAAAGCGTCGTAGTGGGCTTTTAATCCCAGAGCTTGGTAGCACAAGTCGCGATGGCTTTATTTATATGCAGCCACTTTATATCGCGCCTTACGCGCAATGGGATTTGACACTCACGCCGCAGTATCGCAGTGAGCGCGGGAATGGCGGGAATTATGAGTTTAGAATCGCAGATGAAAAAAATAGTATCGCGCGCTTGCAAATTGGGTATTTTGAGCAACACAAAGAATATGTGAAAGATTATAAGCTATACAATCGCTATATTTCAGGCTTTGAGTTTGATTACTCGCGCAGTGGAGTTTTAGAGCCTCTTTTTACAAATTATAAAGACAATTTTTATGCTTCAGTGATATATATGAATGACTTAGAATATATGCGCTTAAAAAAGCTTAATGGCGTTTATAACACGCGCCTTAACACTTCGCGCATAAATTACTTTGGGCAAAATGGAAATAATTATGTGGGAGTGTATTTTAAATATTTTTTAGATTTATCACAAGCGGATAATTTTAGCACGCTTCAAACCCTGCCAAATGCGCAATATCACCATTATATCGATACGTTTTTTTTGCGCAATCTCTATTATAGCCTTGATGTGCAGAGTAAAAATATTACAAGACAAGAAGGCTATACTTATCTACAAAACTCTATTTCCTTGCCTGTTGGGGTTACGACAACTTTATTGAAAGATTATGCAAGTGTAAATGGCAAGCTTGATTTATTTGCAAGTCAAATCGGGCTTAATAATATACAAGGAATCTTAGAGCCAACTTCAAGGGCGCAGATTGAAAACAAAATGGATTATGCCTATGCAAACTATGAAATCGCGCTAAATTCTGATGTCGCAAAAGCGTATAAAAACTTTTTTCATTCAATCCATTTTGAGGGGATTTATAACGCGCCAATGTATCGCTATGCTTCTAAGGCACTAGATTCTAACGCGTATGAAGCGTATAGCGCATTAGCTAAAAGTATGAGTTCTAGCGCTTTAGCAATGTATTGGAATCCAAATGATATTACAGATTTAAGCGCGACACAATCAAAAATGGATTTGAAATTTTCGACTTATTTTTATAATAACTCTGGCAAGGAATTATTATTCTATCGCGCGTATCAAAGGATTTTCACGCAAGATCACGCCCTAACGCTCAATCAATCCTTGCGTCAGGAAATCGGCGCAAACCTCTTTAATGGATTAACGCTTACAACAAATCTTTTTTATTCCCATTATGTTAAGGCTTTTGAGGAAGCCTCTGTAACGCTTAATTTTAATAAATTTGGAATCTCGGGTAATTTGAATTACTTTTTCAAGCTAGATTCTAATGTTTTGCGTAGTGGTGTGTATAATGCAAACGCGAATAACTCATCATTTTTGCGCGCGAGTTTGCGTTATAATTTTGGGTATTTTCAATTTAGCGGGAATATGGGCTATGATGTGCAAAATGAATATTTGCGCGATTGGTATGTGATTCTCTCGCGTGATATTCGCTGTTTTGGTATCGCGCTAAAAATCGCAGCTGATGTGCGCCCTATCCTTACGACAAATGTGGATAATCCCATTAACACAATCTCAAATCAGTATATAAAAATCGAATTTCGCTTTGTCCCGCTTGCGGGGATTGGATTTACCCAGCGCTTGCAAAGCCAGTAA
- a CDS encoding RDD family protein: MENKIQSLLEREGLELASLKARFLAYVLDYFLVSFLFLFLVWDFVASVQGDIAKSTQFFLQFSPLYILCNLSYEVIFIHFYGATLGKILFKVRVVSVDYVDNPSFLISFVRAILKLIGSKLFYITYIFAFDDTFKRTLHDRLAKTIVISIAHA; this comes from the coding sequence ATGGAGAACAAAATACAAAGCCTATTAGAGCGCGAGGGCTTGGAGTTGGCAAGTCTAAAGGCGCGTTTTTTGGCGTATGTGCTGGATTATTTTTTAGTGAGTTTTTTATTTTTATTTTTGGTTTGGGATTTTGTTGCAAGTGTGCAGGGGGATATTGCAAAATCTACGCAATTTTTTTTGCAATTTAGCCCACTTTATATTCTCTGTAATCTTTCCTATGAGGTGATTTTCATACATTTTTATGGTGCGACTTTGGGAAAAATCCTTTTTAAGGTGCGCGTTGTGAGTGTTGATTATGTGGATAATCCAAGTTTTCTTATCTCCTTTGTGCGCGCGATTTTAAAGCTTATTGGAAGTAAATTGTTTTATATCACCTATATTTTTGCCTTTGATGATACTTTCAAGCGCACTTTGCACGATAGGCTTGCAAAAACCATTGTTATAAGCATCGCACATGCTTAG
- the purD gene encoding phosphoribosylamine--glycine ligase, whose translation MQKILIIGSGGREYALGLALSKDSRVSALYFAPGNGASSLLGTNITYSDNNELLAHCKNLGITLVVIGPEEPLTKGVSDFLRENGIACFGPSKSAARLEGSKAFMKEFASRHKIPTARYLQSSDIQEIEFFIASLTPPIVVKADGLCAGKGVIIAQSAQEAIKEAQNMLSGESFGAAGARVVVEEYLDGFELSVFALSNGKDCVILNPAQDHKRLKDNDKGPNTGGMGAYTPTPMCDSALFECIKTEIINPAISGMAQDGNPFVGVLFGGIMVVEENGALKPYLLEFNVRFGDPECEVLLPCLKTPLLDILLAENLQKVEFENLHSVGVVVASKDYPYKNSAPQAITIKDFDKNLGHIVYAGVKKEGERLFASGGRVLVSVGIGESLKQAQKNAYEILKSVHFEGMQFRKDIAARGLAYLDSKQKAH comes from the coding sequence ATGCAAAAAATCCTCATTATCGGTAGTGGTGGGCGTGAATACGCGCTTGGTTTGGCTTTGAGTAAAGATTCTCGCGTGAGCGCGCTGTATTTTGCGCCCGGAAATGGTGCAAGTAGCTTGCTTGGCACAAATATCACTTATAGCGACAATAACGAGCTTTTAGCTCATTGCAAGAATCTAGGAATCACGCTTGTTGTGATTGGTCCTGAAGAGCCATTGACAAAAGGCGTAAGCGACTTTTTGCGCGAAAATGGTATTGCGTGTTTTGGTCCAAGCAAAAGTGCGGCACGTCTGGAGGGTAGCAAGGCATTTATGAAGGAATTTGCCTCACGGCATAAAATCCCAACCGCGCGCTATTTGCAAAGCAGTGATATACAAGAAATTGAATTTTTTATTGCTTCTCTCACCCCGCCAATTGTAGTGAAGGCTGATGGGTTGTGCGCAGGCAAAGGCGTCATCATCGCACAAAGCGCACAAGAAGCAATCAAAGAAGCGCAAAATATGCTAAGTGGAGAATCTTTTGGCGCAGCTGGTGCGCGTGTGGTGGTGGAGGAATATTTAGACGGATTTGAGCTCTCTGTCTTTGCGCTAAGCAATGGCAAGGATTGCGTTATTTTAAATCCTGCGCAAGACCACAAGCGATTAAAAGATAATGATAAAGGTCCAAATACCGGTGGAATGGGCGCTTACACGCCAACTCCGATGTGTGATAGCGCGCTTTTTGAGTGTATTAAAACAGAGATTATAAATCCCGCAATCTCTGGTATGGCACAAGATGGGAATCCTTTTGTGGGCGTGCTTTTTGGTGGCATTATGGTGGTGGAGGAAAATGGTGCGTTAAAGCCATATCTGCTTGAATTTAATGTGCGCTTTGGCGACCCTGAATGTGAGGTGCTTTTGCCTTGTTTGAAAACGCCTTTGCTTGATATTTTGCTAGCGGAGAATTTGCAAAAAGTGGAGTTTGAGAATCTTCATAGCGTCGGCGTTGTGGTGGCTTCAAAAGATTATCCTTATAAAAATAGCGCACCGCAGGCAATCACAATAAAAGATTTTGATAAAAACCTTGGGCATATTGTCTATGCGGGTGTGAAAAAAGAAGGCGAGCGACTTTTTGCAAGTGGTGGGCGTGTGCTTGTGAGCGTTGGCATTGGGGAGAGTTTAAAACAAGCGCAAAAAAATGCCTATGAGATTCTAAAAAGTGTGCATTTTGAAGGAATGCAATTTCGCAAAGATATTGCAGCGCGCGGATTGGCGTATTTAGATTCTAAACAAAAAGCGCATTAA
- a CDS encoding glutamate-5-semialdehyde dehydrogenase, which yields MEQILRKAQKAKDILNTLSIAQRNAFLQLCAQNLLRDSAKILQANKRDLQSPHAQKLSESARNRLKLSESKLRAMADSLLQIASLKDPLHRILEGWEMPSGIRIQKVSVPIGVIGVIYESRPNVTSDVSALCFKSGNVCVLKGGKEALESNKAILDSLHNALRAHNLPLECINMLATHDEVKEFLAQDCYIDLLIPRGGEGLIRFVSEHSRIPIIKHDKGVCHLYINKNYSLDFALSIALDSKTSYPSACNAIETLLCDREIKKEFLPKLAHTLRESGTKLLAEDEVAEIIPIDGAPSFETEWGANVLNIKIVENIDEAITHINTFGSGHSDSIITNDVRAQEQFLESVQSACVYANASTRFSDGGEFGFGAEVGISTSKLHARGPMGLDSLTSYKYKITALGAVRG from the coding sequence ATGGAGCAGATTTTGCGTAAGGCACAAAAAGCAAAAGATATTTTAAACACGCTTAGCATCGCACAAAGAAACGCATTTTTACAACTTTGCGCACAGAATCTCTTGCGTGATAGCGCAAAAATCTTGCAAGCAAACAAGAGGGATTTGCAATCCCCTCACGCACAAAAATTAAGCGAATCTGCACGCAATCGCCTAAAACTTAGCGAATCTAAACTGCGCGCGATGGCAGATTCTTTATTGCAAATTGCAAGTCTTAAAGATCCGTTGCATAGAATCTTGGAAGGCTGGGAAATGCCTAGTGGCATACGCATACAAAAGGTGAGCGTGCCTATTGGCGTGATTGGCGTGATTTATGAATCGCGCCCAAATGTTACAAGCGATGTAAGCGCGCTGTGCTTTAAAAGTGGGAATGTTTGCGTGCTAAAAGGTGGCAAAGAGGCGTTAGAATCAAATAAGGCGATTTTAGATTCCCTTCATAACGCCCTGCGCGCGCATAATCTGCCCTTAGAGTGCATTAATATGCTTGCAACCCACGATGAAGTCAAGGAGTTTTTAGCCCAAGATTGTTATATCGATTTGCTTATCCCGCGTGGAGGTGAGGGGCTGATACGTTTTGTGAGTGAGCATTCGCGTATTCCTATTATCAAGCACGATAAAGGCGTGTGTCATTTGTATATCAATAAAAATTACTCGCTTGATTTTGCGCTTTCTATTGCCCTTGATTCTAAAACAAGCTATCCTTCCGCGTGCAACGCTATTGAGACGCTTTTATGCGATAGAGAGATAAAAAAAGAGTTTTTGCCAAAATTAGCCCACACTTTGCGAGAATCTGGCACAAAGCTTTTGGCTGAAGATGAAGTGGCTGAAATTATTCCCATTGATGGCGCGCCTAGTTTTGAGACAGAGTGGGGCGCGAATGTGCTCAATATCAAAATCGTAGAAAACATAGACGAGGCGATTACGCATATCAATACTTTTGGCTCGGGGCATAGCGATAGTATCATCACAAATGATGTGCGCGCGCAAGAGCAGTTTTTAGAAAGTGTGCAAAGTGCGTGTGTGTATGCAAATGCTTCAACGCGCTTTAGCGATGGTGGGGAGTTTGGCTTTGGCGCGGAAGTGGGAATCTCTACGAGCAAACTGCACGCGCGCGGACCTATGGGGCTAGATTCTCTCACAAGCTACAAGTATAAAATAACCGCGCTTGGCGCAGTGCGAGGTTAA
- the lpxB gene encoding lipid-A-disaccharide synthase, translating into MRLFISALEPSANIHLRPLALELDKLAGARMTRIEIVGIFEKRAFVACENLSANSCYEMSDFAAMGFVDVLKKIFFYKRVNKEMIELASTCDKVLLLDSSSFHIPLAKGLKKLRVHGQAIPQIIYYILPQVWAWKSWRARELEKIFDRLCAILPFEIAFYPNAFKEGRAHYVGNPLLDELPLEQIARENGRVLFMPGSRKGEIKRVFPLFVELGKHLNGKQKILALPKHFENLTQEELQNIYGEGIWDFALSFDSINELRICEFAFICSGTATLQASILGAPFVLAYRMRALEFHLLRFFVRLKVIGLANILFQALQGERAGNGNTRLHKELIQKDLNVKSLLETYKNFDFKDFATHCTKLREYLKCGSSSCVAEILLS; encoded by the coding sequence ATGCGACTTTTCATAAGCGCGCTAGAGCCGAGTGCAAATATCCATTTACGCCCGCTTGCATTAGAGCTAGACAAGCTTGCAGGAGCTAGAATGACGCGCATTGAGATTGTTGGGATTTTTGAAAAAAGAGCTTTTGTCGCTTGTGAGAATCTAAGCGCAAATTCTTGCTATGAAATGAGCGATTTTGCCGCGATGGGCTTTGTAGATGTGCTAAAAAAGATATTTTTTTATAAGCGCGTCAATAAGGAAATGATAGAGCTTGCTAGCACTTGTGATAAGGTGCTTTTGCTTGATAGCTCAAGTTTTCATATCCCGCTAGCAAAGGGCTTAAAAAAGCTTAGAGTGCACGGGCAGGCTATTCCGCAAATTATTTATTACATTCTTCCGCAGGTGTGGGCGTGGAAAAGCTGGCGTGCAAGAGAGCTTGAAAAAATCTTTGATAGGCTTTGCGCGATTTTGCCTTTTGAAATTGCATTTTACCCAAATGCGTTTAAAGAAGGCAGGGCGCACTATGTGGGGAATCCGCTTTTAGATGAATTGCCTTTGGAACAAATTGCGCGCGAAAATGGACGTGTGCTTTTTATGCCCGGCAGTCGCAAGGGCGAGATAAAGCGCGTTTTTCCGCTATTTGTGGAGCTTGGGAAACACTTGAATGGGAAGCAAAAGATTCTCGCATTACCAAAACATTTTGAGAATCTCACACAAGAAGAGTTGCAAAATATCTATGGAGAGGGTATTTGGGATTTTGCTTTGAGTTTTGATTCTATAAATGAGCTTAGGATTTGCGAGTTTGCCTTTATTTGCTCAGGCACAGCGACTTTGCAGGCAAGCATTCTTGGTGCGCCTTTTGTGCTAGCCTATCGTATGCGCGCGCTAGAATTTCACCTCTTGCGCTTTTTTGTGCGCTTAAAAGTGATAGGGTTAGCAAATATCCTTTTTCAAGCATTGCAAGGTGAGCGCGCTGGCAATGGAAATACGCGTCTGCACAAAGAGCTTATTCAAAAAGATTTGAATGTAAAAAGTCTCTTAGAAACTTACAAAAATTTTGATTTCAAAGACTTCGCCACACATTGCACAAAACTTAGAGAATACCTAAAATGCGGTAGTTCAAGCTGTGTGGCAGAGATTTTGCTAAGCTGA
- a CDS encoding class I SAM-dependent methyltransferase, with amino-acid sequence MGGGDTLNPKENYSLFGIDINKRAIDYVRSLGIECALVDDIFDFKPQEKFDLIITTHVLEHLPKELVIPTLKHFRENLLTKDGKLFVAVPNAQSHTGCYWAYEDWTHNTLFTSGSLIYVLKMAGFKNVEIIDKDALAGSKGYKRFIRKIFLKIYALRMKFWNKITNSSFHAPSPQVFSYELKALAAG; translated from the coding sequence TTGGGGGGGGGGGATACTTTAAATCCTAAAGAAAACTACTCTCTTTTTGGGATTGATATCAACAAAAGGGCGATTGATTATGTGCGCTCACTTGGGATAGAATGCGCGCTTGTTGATGATATTTTTGATTTTAAACCGCAAGAAAAATTTGACCTTATCATCACCACACATGTTTTAGAGCATTTGCCAAAAGAGCTTGTAATCCCTACTCTAAAGCATTTTAGAGAGAATCTCCTCACCAAAGACGGCAAACTTTTTGTTGCAGTGCCAAACGCGCAGTCGCATACAGGTTGCTATTGGGCGTATGAGGACTGGACTCACAACACGCTTTTTACTTCTGGAAGCTTAATATATGTGCTAAAAATGGCAGGGTTTAAGAATGTAGAGATTATAGATAAAGACGCGCTTGCTGGAAGCAAGGGGTATAAACGCTTTATACGCAAAATATTTCTTAAAATATATGCTTTGCGCATGAAATTTTGGAATAAAATCACAAACTCTAGCTTTCATGCGCCAAGCCCGCAAGTTTTTAGCTACGAGCTTAAAGCCTTAGCCGCAGGCTAA
- a CDS encoding beta strand repeat-containing protein — MLDNVGDITTLENQAGGTITTLENKAGGNITTLTNQNNGTLTTLNNHGNITQSLNNAGTITTLINEANAQIQSLTNQQGGTITTLTTQANSTITTLTNEANAQIQSLINNSQGTITNFNNTGGTITTLENKAGGNITTLTNQNNATLTTLNNHGNITQSLNNAGTITTLINEANAQIQSLTNQTNGRIATLTNNGTITNGITNQGEMQNLHNNFDLSSITNTGSINELNNASNITITTLTNQTNGRITTLNNSGTFTTLNNQSTIDTLTNLTDATLTTLNNTGTITTLDNEAQGSITSLNNQANGNIATLINAGTIGTAGATTTNQGSITQLENTGTIYQLTNANGWKYRHDTQ; from the coding sequence TTGCTAGATAATGTGGGCGATATCACCACTCTTGAAAATCAAGCTGGAGGCACTATCACCACACTAGAAAATAAGGCTGGAGGTAACATCACAACCTTAACCAATCAAAACAACGGCACACTAACCACCCTTAACAATCACGGCAACATAACACAATCTCTTAATAACGCTGGCACAATCACCACTTTAATCAATGAAGCTAACGCACAGATTCAAAGCTTAACCAACCAACAAGGTGGCACTATCACTACTTTAACCACACAAGCAAACTCTACTATCACCACCTTAACCAATGAAGCCAACGCACAGATTCAAAGCTTAATCAACAATTCTCAAGGCACTATCACCAATTTCAACAACACTGGAGGCACTATCACCACACTAGAAAATAAGGCTGGAGGTAACATCACAACCTTAACCAATCAAAACAACGCCACACTAACCACCCTTAACAATCACGGCAACATAACACAATCTCTTAATAACGCTGGCACAATCACCACTTTAATCAATGAAGCTAACGCACAGATTCAAAGCTTAACCAACCAAACAAATGGACGCATAGCCACTTTAACAAATAATGGCACAATCACAAATGGCATAACTAACCAAGGAGAAATGCAAAACCTACACAATAATTTTGACTTAAGCTCTATTACAAATACTGGGAGTATCAATGAGTTAAACAACGCTAGCAACATAACCATAACAACACTCACCAACCAAACAAATGGACGCATCACAACCTTAAATAACTCTGGCACATTCACCACTCTTAATAACCAAAGCACGATAGACACACTAACTAACCTTACCGACGCAACACTTACCACACTTAATAACACAGGCACTATCACCACACTAGATAATGAGGCTCAAGGCTCTATAACTAGCTTAAATAACCAAGCAAATGGAAATATCGCCACGTTGATAAATGCTGGCACAATAGGCACAGCTGGGGCTACCACTACCAATCAAGGCAGCATTACACAATTAGAAAACACTGGGACAATCTACCAACTCACCAATGCCAATGGGTGGAAATATCGCCACGATACTCAATAA